The Edwardsiella tarda ATCC 15947 = NBRC 105688 region CCTCGGCGTAGGGGCGGCACCCCGGGTAGCCACACTGGCCGCATTGGCTCTGTGGCAGGAGGGCATCGATACGTTCGACGATCGGGTCAGCCTCCACCTGAAAACGGCGGGCGGCAAAGCCCAGGATTAAGCCGGATAGCAGCGCGATGGCGCTGACGGCGGCTATCGCTATCCACAATGAAGACATTAGAATTTCACCAATCCGCTAAAGCCCATAAAGGCAAGAGACATCAGCCCGGCGGTGATGAGGGCAATGGACGATCCACGAAACGGCGCCGGAACGTCGGCCAATGCCAACCGTTCGCGGATGGCGGCGAACAGCACCATCACCAACGAGAAACCGGCGGCGGCACTGAAGCCGTACACCGCCGACTGCAAGAAGTTGTGCGACTGATTGACGTTGAGCAACGCCACGCCGAGCACCGCGCAGTTGGTGGTGATCAACGGTAAAAAGATGCCCAATAGGCGATACAGCACCGGGCTGGTCTTACGTACCGCCAACTCGGTGAATTGTACCACCACCGCGATGACCAGGATAAAGGTCAGTGTGCGCAGATAGGCCAGACCTAGCGGAACCAAGATAAACTGGTTGACGGCCCAGGCGCAGACAGACGCCAAGGTGAGTACAAAGGTGGTTGCCAGCCCCATGCCCATCGCCGTCTCAAGTTTTTTCGATACCCCCATGAAGGGGCAGAGGCCGAGAAATTTAACTAAGACGAAGTTATTGACCAGGACGGTGCCGACCAGCAACAACAGGTAATCGGTCATCACACAAAACCTACAATGCAGAAAGATCAGCCGGAAGATAAAACCGCTGTATTATCGGGGTTTAACCGGCCGACGACAACAGATGAAACGTGGGGTTATTACGATTTGCGCAAATTCCCCCCGTTGTAGCGGGCCAGGATGGCCGAAAAAGCGTCTACGGCTCGATAAATGTCTGGCGTACGCGTGCCGAGCGCTTGATATAGGGTACGAAGATCGCGGCGGCAAGGAGCGGCATGATGATACCGC contains the following coding sequences:
- the rsxA gene encoding electron transport complex subunit RsxA, with product MTDYLLLLVGTVLVNNFVLVKFLGLCPFMGVSKKLETAMGMGLATTFVLTLASVCAWAVNQFILVPLGLAYLRTLTFILVIAVVVQFTELAVRKTSPVLYRLLGIFLPLITTNCAVLGVALLNVNQSHNFLQSAVYGFSAAAGFSLVMVLFAAIRERLALADVPAPFRGSSIALITAGLMSLAFMGFSGLVKF